A region from the Acyrthosiphon pisum isolate AL4f chromosome A1, pea_aphid_22Mar2018_4r6ur, whole genome shotgun sequence genome encodes:
- the LOC100575255 gene encoding AT-rich binding protein-like, protein MFKTVRAQHGAGDLVAELEYTILPQTDDRSPSASSGEEEQPPCGAATACHRTHLHHHNHHHHQLQQQQQQQQKQQQQQHHYQYRYHQHSRDASPQTQPHHHHHHHHRRSSSSSSSSATADDSVGGGGGAGTRRTVVVIIAMLVLGCGVVAAAVLVPILLAARLVTVPASARLQTFAVAASGVIHSARGDYVQLLPVKHAPPGTVINFGPPPPPPPPSTGRRRKRRSAVAAVVRRRRRRPVAEVQHRKPVRTDDGFRSLDFRISQ, encoded by the coding sequence ATGTTCAAGACGGTGCGCGCCCAACATGGCGCCGGAGACCTGGTGGCCGAGCTCGAGTACACGATATTGCCGCAGACAGACGACCGTTCACCGTCCGCGTCGAGCGGCGAGGAAGAACAACCGCCGTGCGGCGCGGCGACCGCGTGCCATCGGACCCATCTGCACCACCACAACCATCACCACCACCAAttacaacaacagcagcagcagcagcaaaaacaacaacaacaacaacaccaCTACCAATACCGGTACCACCAACACAGCAGGGACGCGTCTCCGCAGACTCAGCCGCACCACCATCACCATCATCACCACCGCAGGTCGTCGTCCTCGTCATCCTCTTCGGCGACGGCCGATGAcagcgtcggcggcggcggtggcgccGGCACCAGACGCACCGTTGTCGTCATCATAGCCATGCTAGTGCTCGGGTGCGGCGTCGTGGCGGCCGCCGTGCTGGTGCCCATTCTGTTGGCCGCTCGACTGGTAACCGTGCCAGCCTCGGCCCGGTTACAGACGTTTGCTGTGGCAGCGTCTGGCGTAATTCACTCGGCGCGCGGTGACTACGTGCAACTGCTGCCGGTCAAGCACGCGCCGCCCGGCACGGTCATCAATTTTGGACCACCGCCGCCCCCACCGCCGCCTTCCACGGGCCGCCGGCGCAAGAGACGATCGGCCGTGGCCGCGGTGGTCAGACGGCGACGGAGGCGGCCGGTCGCTGAAGTCCAACACCGGAAACCAGTCCGGACTGACGACGGCTTCCGGTCATTGGACTTTCGGATTAGTCAATAG